One window from the genome of Enterobacter asburiae encodes:
- the queF gene encoding NADPH-dependent 7-cyano-7-deazaguanine reductase QueF (Catalyzes the NADPH-dependent reduction of 7-cyano-7-deazaguanine (preQ0) to 7-aminomethyl-7-deazaguanine (preQ1) in queuosine biosynthesis) — MSYENHQALTGLTLGKSTDYRDTYDAGLLQGVPRSLNRDPLGLHADALPFVGGDIWTLYELSWLNARGLPQVAVGHVELDYASVNLVESKSFKLYLNSFNQTKFNSWDDVQHTLERDLSACAQGKVSVSLYRLHELEGQPVAHFNGTCIDDQDIEVENYEFSADYLENAASGKVVEETLVSHLLKSNCLITHQPDWGSVQIQYRGPKIDREKLLRYLVSFRHHNEFHEQCVERIFSDIQRFCQPEKLSVYARYTRRGGLDINPWRTNTDFVPATGRLVRQ, encoded by the coding sequence ATGTCTTACGAAAATCATCAGGCGTTAACCGGCTTAACGCTGGGTAAATCGACCGATTACCGCGATACCTACGATGCAGGCCTGCTGCAGGGCGTGCCGCGCAGCCTGAATCGCGATCCTCTGGGTCTGCATGCGGACGCATTGCCGTTTGTCGGCGGCGATATCTGGACGCTGTACGAACTCTCCTGGCTTAACGCACGCGGTCTGCCGCAGGTGGCGGTGGGCCACGTTGAGCTGGATTACGCCAGCGTTAATCTCGTCGAGTCCAAAAGCTTTAAGCTCTATCTCAACAGTTTTAACCAGACAAAATTCAACAGCTGGGATGACGTTCAGCACACCCTGGAGCGTGATTTAAGCGCCTGCGCGCAGGGAAAGGTAAGCGTTTCACTGTATCGCCTGCACGAGCTGGAAGGGCAGCCGGTCGCCCACTTCAACGGGACCTGCATCGACGATCAGGATATCGAGGTGGAGAATTATGAATTCAGCGCCGATTATCTCGAAAACGCGGCGAGCGGAAAGGTAGTCGAAGAGACGCTGGTCAGCCATCTGCTGAAATCCAACTGCCTGATCACCCACCAGCCGGACTGGGGCTCGGTGCAGATCCAGTACCGCGGCCCGAAAATCGACCGGGAAAAATTGCTGCGCTACCTGGTGTCGTTCCGCCATCACAACGAATTCCACGAGCAGTGCGTGGAGCGTATCTTTAGCGATATTCAGCGTTTCTGCCAGCCAGAAAAACTGAGCGTTTATGCGCGCTACACCCGCCGCGGCGGGCTGGACATCAACCCGTGGCGCACCAACACCGATTTTGTACCTGCGACGGGACGGCTGGTGCGTCAATAA
- a CDS encoding HAAAP family serine/threonine permease, translating into METTQTSTVASIESRSGWRKTDTMWMLGLYGTAIGAGVLFLPINAGVGGLIPLIIMAIIAFPMTFFAHRGLTRFVLSGKNPGEDITEVVEEHFGVGAGKLITLLYFFAIYPILLVYSVAITNTVESFMMHQLHMTPPPRAILSLILIVGMMTIVRFGEQMIVKAMSVLVFPFVIALMVLACYLIPQWNGAALETLSLSSASATGNGLLMTLWLAIPVMVFSFNHSPIISSFAVAKREEYGNGAEKKCSSILARAHIMMVLTVMFFVFSCVLSLSPADLAAAKEQNISILSYLANHFNAPVIAWMAPIIAIIAITKSFLGHYLGAREGFNGMVIKSLRGKGKSIEINKLNKITALFMLLTTWAVATLNPSILGMIETLGGPVIAMILFLMPMYAIQKVPAMRKYSGHVSNVFVVIMGLIAISAIFYSLYTMF; encoded by the coding sequence ATGGAAACCACTCAAACCAGCACCGTTGCTTCGATTGAATCCCGAAGTGGTTGGCGCAAAACGGATACCATGTGGATGCTTGGCCTTTACGGCACGGCAATCGGCGCTGGTGTACTGTTCCTTCCTATCAACGCAGGCGTCGGCGGTCTGATCCCGCTGATCATTATGGCTATCATCGCTTTCCCGATGACCTTCTTTGCACACCGCGGTCTGACCCGCTTCGTGCTGTCCGGTAAAAACCCGGGCGAAGACATCACTGAAGTTGTTGAAGAGCATTTTGGCGTTGGCGCAGGTAAACTGATTACCCTGCTCTACTTCTTCGCGATTTACCCTATTCTGCTGGTCTACAGCGTGGCGATCACCAACACCGTTGAAAGCTTCATGATGCACCAGCTGCACATGACGCCGCCTCCGCGTGCGATTCTGTCTCTGATCCTGATTGTGGGCATGATGACCATCGTGCGCTTCGGTGAGCAGATGATTGTGAAAGCAATGAGCGTACTGGTCTTCCCGTTCGTTATTGCTCTGATGGTGCTGGCTTGCTACCTGATCCCACAGTGGAACGGCGCAGCGCTGGAAACCCTGTCCCTGAGCAGCGCATCGGCAACCGGTAACGGCCTGCTGATGACCCTCTGGCTGGCGATTCCGGTGATGGTGTTCTCTTTCAACCACTCCCCAATCATCTCCTCTTTCGCCGTTGCGAAACGTGAAGAGTACGGTAATGGCGCAGAGAAGAAGTGCTCCAGCATCCTGGCACGCGCTCACATCATGATGGTACTGACCGTGATGTTCTTCGTCTTCAGCTGCGTACTGAGCCTCTCCCCGGCGGATCTGGCGGCAGCGAAAGAGCAGAACATCTCTATTCTGTCTTACCTGGCGAACCACTTTAACGCACCGGTCATTGCGTGGATGGCGCCTATCATCGCGATTATCGCCATCACCAAATCCTTCCTGGGCCACTACCTCGGCGCACGTGAAGGCTTCAACGGTATGGTGATTAAATCTCTGCGCGGTAAAGGCAAGAGCATTGAAATCAACAAGCTGAACAAAATCACTGCACTGTTCATGCTGCTCACCACCTGGGCGGTAGCAACGCTGAACCCAAGCATCCTGGGCATGATTGAAACCCTGGGCGGCCCGGTCATCGCGATGATTCTGTTCCTGATGCCGATGTACGCGATTCAGAAAGTCCCTGCTATGCGCAAGTACAGCGGTCATGTGAGCAACGTCTTTGTGGTTATCATGGGTCTTATCGCAATCTCTGCGATCTTCTACTCCCTGTACACCATGTTCTGA
- the ppnN gene encoding nucleotide 5'-monophosphate nucleosidase PpnN, with protein sequence MITHISPLGSMDMLSQLEVDMLKRTASSDLYQLFRNCSLAVLNSGSLTDNSKELLSRFESFDINVLRRERGVKLEVINPPEEAFVDGRIIRSLQANLFAVLRDILFVNGQIHNAGRFQHLDLESSVHITNLVFSILRNARALHVGEAPNMVVCWGGHSINETEYLYARRVGTQLGLRELNICTGCGPGAMEAPMKGAAVGHAQQRYKEGRFIGMTEPSIIAAEPPNPLVNELIIMPDIEKRLEAFVRIAHGIIIFPGGVGTAEELLYLLGILMNPANKDQVLPLILTGPKESADYFRVLDEFIVHTLGEAARRHYRIIIDDAAEVARQMKKAMPLVKENRRDTGDAYSFNWSIRIAPDLQIPFEPTHENMANLKLYPDQPVEVLAADLRRAFSGIVAGNVKEMGIRAIEQYGPYKIHGDPEMMRRMDDMLQGFVAQHRMKLPGSAYIPCYEICT encoded by the coding sequence TTGATTACACATATTAGCCCGCTTGGCTCAATGGATATGTTGTCGCAGCTGGAAGTGGACATGCTTAAGCGCACGGCCAGCAGCGATCTTTATCAACTGTTTCGTAACTGTTCACTTGCCGTACTGAACTCCGGAAGCCTGACAGATAACAGTAAAGAACTGCTGTCCCGCTTCGAAAGCTTTGATATCAACGTGCTGCGCCGCGAGCGTGGCGTGAAGCTTGAAGTCATCAACCCGCCGGAAGAGGCCTTTGTCGACGGGCGCATCATTCGTTCACTTCAGGCTAACCTGTTTGCCGTGCTGCGCGACATTCTGTTTGTTAACGGGCAGATCCACAACGCAGGCCGTTTTCAGCATCTCGACCTGGAAAGCTCGGTCCATATCACCAACCTGGTGTTCTCCATTTTGCGTAACGCCCGTGCCCTGCACGTGGGTGAAGCGCCGAACATGGTCGTCTGCTGGGGCGGTCACTCCATTAACGAAACCGAATACCTTTATGCCCGTCGGGTGGGCACCCAGCTCGGCCTGCGCGAGCTGAATATCTGTACCGGCTGTGGTCCGGGTGCAATGGAAGCACCAATGAAAGGTGCGGCAGTCGGTCACGCGCAGCAGCGTTACAAAGAGGGACGGTTTATCGGCATGACCGAGCCGTCCATCATCGCCGCTGAGCCACCTAACCCGCTGGTTAACGAGCTGATTATCATGCCGGATATCGAAAAACGTCTTGAAGCGTTTGTCCGTATCGCTCATGGCATCATCATCTTCCCGGGCGGCGTGGGAACGGCGGAAGAGCTGCTCTATCTGCTGGGTATTCTGATGAACCCGGCCAACAAAGATCAGGTTCTGCCGCTGATCCTTACCGGGCCGAAAGAGAGCGCCGACTACTTCCGCGTGCTGGACGAGTTTATCGTGCACACGCTGGGTGAAGCCGCGCGTCGTCACTATCGCATCATCATTGACGATGCCGCAGAAGTGGCTCGCCAGATGAAAAAAGCGATGCCATTGGTGAAAGAGAACCGTCGCGATACCGGCGATGCGTACAGCTTTAACTGGTCAATCCGCATCGCGCCGGACCTGCAGATCCCGTTCGAGCCAACGCATGAAAATATGGCGAACCTGAAACTCTACCCCGACCAGCCGGTGGAAGTTCTGGCGGCCGATCTGCGTCGTGCCTTCTCCGGGATTGTGGCGGGCAACGTCAAAGAGATGGGCATCCGCGCCATTGAACAGTACGGTCCGTACAAGATCCACGGCGACCCGGAGATGATGCGCCGTATGGACGACATGCTGCAAGGCTTCGTCGCTCAGCACCGCATGAAGCTGCCAGGATCCGCCTACATTCCTTGCTACGAAATCTGCACCTAA
- the syd gene encoding SecY-interacting protein yields MDIETANALTTFTTRYCDAWHEKQGSWPQSADLYGVPSPCIISSLEDYVIWQPKPNTGEQNVNAVERAMDIVVQPAVHAFYTTQFAGDMPARFADITLTLLQTWSEDDLQRVQENLIGHLVTQKRLKLSPTLFIATLDSELDVLSVCNLSGEVVKETIGTRNRETLAPSLADFLTRLEPLL; encoded by the coding sequence GTGGACATCGAAACTGCAAATGCCCTCACTACCTTCACGACCCGCTATTGCGACGCATGGCATGAAAAGCAGGGCTCGTGGCCGCAAAGTGCTGATTTATATGGCGTACCCTCGCCGTGCATTATCTCTTCGCTTGAGGATTACGTTATCTGGCAGCCGAAGCCCAATACCGGCGAGCAAAATGTAAATGCGGTTGAACGGGCAATGGACATTGTGGTACAACCAGCGGTTCACGCGTTTTATACTACTCAGTTCGCAGGGGATATGCCCGCGCGCTTTGCTGATATCACGCTGACGCTGTTGCAGACCTGGAGCGAAGACGATCTGCAGCGTGTTCAGGAAAACCTGATTGGTCATCTGGTCACGCAAAAACGCCTTAAGCTTTCTCCGACGCTCTTTATTGCCACGCTGGACAGCGAACTGGATGTGTTATCCGTCTGTAACCTGTCAGGTGAAGTGGTTAAAGAGACTATCGGTACCCGCAATCGCGAGACTCTCGCCCCCTCTCTTGCGGACTTCCTCACCCGACTTGAGCCACTTCTGTAA
- a CDS encoding YqcC family protein translates to MTQHDSVRAQLHAIEALLRQHQLWQEIAPQPEAFASTQPFCLDTLAPFEWLQWVLIPRMHALLEGGHPLPQAFAVSPYYEMALEATHPARDVMLVELEKLDALFAGDDA, encoded by the coding sequence ATGACGCAACACGATAGCGTTCGTGCTCAGTTGCACGCCATCGAAGCCCTTTTGCGCCAACATCAGCTGTGGCAGGAGATCGCGCCGCAGCCAGAAGCGTTCGCGAGCACCCAGCCCTTCTGCCTGGATACGCTGGCCCCGTTTGAGTGGCTGCAGTGGGTGTTAATTCCACGCATGCACGCCCTGCTTGAGGGCGGTCACCCGCTGCCGCAGGCGTTTGCTGTCTCTCCCTACTATGAAATGGCGCTCGAGGCAACGCACCCTGCGCGCGACGTGATGCTGGTCGAACTGGAAAAACTGGATGCCCTGTTTGCCGGTGACGATGCATGA